One window of the Brevundimonas goettingensis genome contains the following:
- a CDS encoding S41 family peptidase: protein MHPVFSVPARFPTVAVSAAIAALSLGAGLTALPASAQTPAFQTAPDAAAFREDALSIQPLIDAQYAYLDRFPGGVMPMTPQLRAEAEAVSDNRSLLRYAEHALTALADHHAITGRSFSDDWAIVPTYGDLWIETSGSNYFVTAVRAGSPAEAAGVRPGDRLTAVGDAPTADAVAAFWSPLGLTAEGERAPYAARVLAAGRRDRPRDLTFSGPAGTRRLTLPNLYVGAADRPPLDVRTDRDALVIRFNDSLGQNGTVAAFDAAMTTAQPGQPVVIDLTDTPSGGNTVVARAVMGWFVSAATGYQVHNLPSEERETGIPRQWVEQVLPRPGKHHDGPVSVRVSRWTGSMGEGLAIGFDALGARVTGGPMAGLRGAVSDLILPRSGLTLKLPTERLYTVSGTPREAFVPAP from the coding sequence TTGCACCCTGTTTTTTCCGTCCCCGCCCGTTTTCCGACCGTCGCTGTTTCCGCCGCCATCGCCGCCCTCAGCCTCGGCGCGGGCCTGACCGCCCTGCCCGCCTCGGCCCAGACCCCGGCCTTCCAGACCGCTCCTGACGCCGCCGCCTTCCGGGAGGACGCCCTGTCGATCCAGCCCCTGATCGACGCCCAGTACGCCTACCTCGACCGCTTCCCCGGCGGGGTCATGCCGATGACGCCCCAGCTCCGGGCCGAGGCCGAGGCCGTCTCCGACAACCGGTCCCTGCTCCGCTACGCCGAGCACGCCCTGACGGCGCTCGCCGACCACCACGCCATCACCGGCCGGTCGTTCAGCGACGACTGGGCCATCGTGCCGACCTATGGCGACCTGTGGATCGAGACCTCCGGGTCCAACTACTTCGTCACCGCCGTCCGCGCCGGCTCTCCGGCCGAGGCCGCCGGCGTCCGGCCCGGCGACCGCCTGACCGCCGTCGGCGACGCTCCGACCGCCGACGCCGTCGCCGCCTTCTGGAGCCCTCTGGGCCTGACCGCCGAGGGCGAGCGCGCGCCCTATGCCGCCCGCGTCCTCGCCGCCGGCCGCCGCGACCGGCCCCGCGACCTGACCTTCTCGGGGCCCGCCGGGACCCGCCGCCTGACCCTGCCGAACCTCTATGTCGGGGCCGCCGACCGTCCGCCGCTGGACGTCCGGACCGACCGCGACGCCCTCGTCATCCGGTTCAACGACAGCCTGGGTCAGAACGGGACGGTCGCCGCCTTCGACGCCGCCATGACCACAGCCCAGCCGGGCCAGCCCGTCGTCATCGACCTGACCGATACCCCCAGCGGCGGCAACACCGTCGTCGCCCGCGCGGTCATGGGCTGGTTCGTCAGCGCCGCGACCGGCTATCAGGTCCACAACCTGCCCTCCGAGGAACGCGAGACCGGCATACCCCGCCAGTGGGTCGAACAGGTCCTGCCCCGCCCCGGCAAGCATCATGACGGCCCCGTCTCGGTGCGGGTCAGCCGCTGGACCGGCAGTATGGGCGAAGGCCTCGCCATCGGCTTCGACGCGCTCGGCGCGCGGGTCACGGGCGGTCCCATGGCGGGCCTGCGCGGCGCCGTCTCGGACCTGATCCTGCCCCGTTCGGGCCTGACGCTGAAGCTCCCGACCGAGCGGCTCTACACCGTCTCCGGCACGCCCCGCGAGGCCTTCGTCCCCGCCCCCTGA
- the tsf gene encoding translation elongation factor Ts codes for MAEITAALVMELRAKSGVGMMDCKKALQETDGDINAAIDWLRAKGLSKAAKKADRVAAEGLVAVATRDEGKGEIGAAIEFNSETDFVARNELFQNAANQFAVHGLEHGSVEDLHGAVLENGKSVQDEVTQMIATIGENMQLRRAARLAVSEGVVASYVHNAVSPGLGRIGVLVALEGEGDKAALRELGRKIAMHVAATAPLSLNTDDLDPAAIEKERAVLTEKAKEEGKPENMIDKIVEGQINKFQKDVVLSKQPFVMDPDVTIEQLVANSGKELGSSNLKLAGFVRLALGEGVEKVEGPDFAAEVASMMQG; via the coding sequence ATGGCTGAGATCACCGCCGCCCTCGTCATGGAACTGCGCGCCAAGTCCGGCGTGGGCATGATGGACTGCAAAAAGGCCCTCCAGGAAACCGACGGCGACATCAACGCCGCGATCGACTGGCTGCGCGCCAAGGGCCTGTCCAAGGCCGCCAAGAAGGCCGACCGCGTCGCTGCTGAAGGCCTGGTCGCCGTCGCCACGCGCGATGAAGGCAAGGGCGAAATCGGCGCCGCCATCGAGTTCAACTCGGAAACCGACTTCGTCGCCCGCAACGAGCTGTTCCAGAACGCCGCCAACCAGTTCGCCGTTCACGGCCTGGAGCACGGTTCGGTCGAGGACCTGCACGGCGCGGTTCTGGAAAACGGCAAGTCCGTCCAGGACGAAGTGACCCAGATGATCGCCACCATCGGCGAGAACATGCAGCTGCGTCGCGCCGCGCGTCTGGCCGTGTCGGAAGGCGTCGTCGCCTCCTACGTCCACAACGCCGTCTCGCCGGGCCTGGGCCGCATCGGCGTTCTGGTCGCCCTGGAAGGCGAAGGCGACAAGGCCGCCCTGCGTGAGCTGGGCCGCAAGATCGCCATGCACGTCGCCGCCACGGCGCCGCTGTCGCTGAACACCGACGACCTGGACCCCGCCGCCATCGAGAAGGAACGCGCCGTTCTGACCGAAAAGGCCAAGGAAGAAGGCAAGCCGGAAAACATGATCGACAAGATCGTGGAAGGCCAGATCAACAAGTTCCAGAAGGACGTGGTGCTGTCCAAGCAGCCGTTCGTCATGGACCCGGATGTGACCATCGAACAGCTGGTCGCCAACTCGGGCAAGGAACTGGGCTCGTCCAACCTGAAGCTGGCCGGTTTCGTCCGTCTGGCCCTGGGTGAAGGCGTCGAGAAGGTCGAAGGCCCGGACTTCGCCGCCGAAGTCGCCTCGATGATGCAGGGTTAA
- a CDS encoding M20/M25/M40 family metallo-hydrolase has protein sequence MSRLLAAVSAAALFVATPSLAQEVDLNAVNGIVDQGMNHSQVMQTAQHLTDVIGGRLTNSPAMRQAEGWTQQQFRDWGLSNVHAEGFEFGRGWSIVRSSARMIEPRPLDLHAIPIAWTPGTGGTISGPVVVAPIANAGQFDAWKGKLQGKIVMISTPDTGSEPDTAPFLRWTDAQLADRTSFSQPRNDPAAAERGLRSPQADFAGKLDAFLKAEGAIALVRMSARDGDLLHGTGSGYRVGQTPTVPGMELAAEDYRRLARLALSGTAPTLELMSEVQYDDTDVNAYNIIADIPGSARGGEYVMAGAHLDSWVAGDGASDNAAGSAVIMEAARILKAMNVKPKRTIRFALWSGEEQGLWGSLAYVDQHLATRAPLSDPAFANLTNNRTWRARWPIQPRPGYSDLVAYFNIDNGSGKIRGINAEGNIAAAPILEKWLKPFESMGVTTVGLRPSGGTDHVYMQTVGVPGFQFIQDPLDYNSRIHHTSADTYDHLKADDLRQAAVVLASILLSAANSDEPLPRMPLPTLPTPSDPFAYPAPN, from the coding sequence ATGTCACGTCTGCTTGCCGCCGTTTCCGCCGCCGCCTTGTTTGTCGCCACGCCTTCGCTGGCGCAGGAGGTCGATCTGAACGCCGTCAACGGCATCGTCGACCAGGGCATGAACCACTCGCAGGTGATGCAGACGGCCCAGCATCTGACCGACGTCATCGGCGGTCGGCTGACCAACTCGCCTGCGATGCGCCAGGCCGAGGGCTGGACCCAGCAGCAGTTCCGCGACTGGGGCCTGTCGAACGTCCACGCCGAGGGCTTCGAGTTCGGCCGCGGCTGGTCGATCGTGCGCTCGAGCGCACGGATGATCGAACCCCGCCCGCTCGACCTGCACGCCATCCCGATCGCCTGGACGCCGGGCACCGGCGGAACGATCAGCGGCCCCGTGGTGGTCGCGCCGATCGCCAACGCCGGCCAGTTCGACGCCTGGAAAGGCAAGCTGCAGGGCAAGATCGTGATGATCTCGACCCCGGATACGGGCTCGGAGCCGGACACGGCGCCCTTCCTGCGCTGGACCGACGCCCAGCTGGCCGATCGGACGAGCTTCTCCCAGCCGCGCAACGACCCGGCGGCCGCCGAGCGCGGTCTGCGCAGCCCGCAGGCCGACTTCGCCGGCAAGCTGGACGCCTTCCTGAAGGCCGAGGGCGCGATCGCCCTGGTGCGGATGTCGGCGCGTGACGGCGACCTGCTGCACGGCACCGGCTCGGGCTATCGCGTCGGCCAGACCCCGACCGTGCCCGGCATGGAGCTGGCGGCCGAGGACTATCGCCGTCTGGCCCGTCTGGCCCTGAGCGGCACGGCGCCGACCCTGGAGCTGATGAGCGAGGTCCAGTACGACGACACCGACGTCAACGCCTACAACATCATCGCCGACATCCCGGGTTCGGCCCGCGGCGGCGAATACGTCATGGCCGGCGCCCACCTGGACAGCTGGGTCGCGGGCGACGGCGCCTCGGACAACGCCGCCGGCAGCGCGGTGATCATGGAGGCGGCGCGCATCCTGAAGGCGATGAACGTCAAGCCCAAGCGCACCATCCGCTTCGCCCTGTGGAGCGGGGAAGAGCAGGGACTGTGGGGCTCGCTGGCCTATGTGGACCAGCATCTGGCGACGCGGGCGCCGCTGAGCGATCCGGCCTTCGCCAACCTGACCAACAACCGCACCTGGCGCGCCCGCTGGCCGATCCAGCCGCGTCCCGGCTATTCGGACCTGGTCGCCTATTTCAACATCGACAACGGCTCGGGCAAGATCCGCGGCATCAACGCCGAGGGCAATATCGCGGCCGCTCCGATCCTGGAGAAGTGGCTGAAGCCGTTCGAGAGCATGGGGGTGACGACCGTGGGCCTGCGTCCGTCGGGCGGCACCGACCACGTCTATATGCAGACCGTGGGCGTTCCGGGCTTCCAGTTCATTCAGGACCCGCTGGACTACAACAGCCGCATCCACCACACCTCGGCCGACACCTATGACCATCTGAAGGCGGATGATCTGCGTCAGGCGGCCGTGGTGCTGGCCAGCATCCTGCTGAGCGCGGCCAACAGCGACGAGCCCCTGCCGCGCATGCCGCTGCCGACCCTGCCGACGCCCAGCGACCCGTTCGCCTATCCGGCCCCGAACTGA
- the frr gene encoding ribosome recycling factor — MAKPDLNTYRERMDKAVSSLKEEYSGLRTGRAHAGLLDPVSVQAYGSNSPLNAVAAISVPEPRLISVSVWDKSMVGPVEKAIRAAGLGLNPVVDGQTLRIPVPPLTEERRKDLAKLAAKYAEQQKIAVRNVRRDANDDLKKAEKAGDISQDDQKKLETEVQKDTDAAIKRIDETLKTKEVEIMQV, encoded by the coding sequence ATGGCCAAGCCAGATCTGAACACCTATCGCGAGCGCATGGACAAGGCCGTGTCCTCGCTGAAGGAAGAATACAGCGGCCTGCGCACCGGTCGCGCCCACGCCGGTCTGCTGGATCCGGTCTCGGTCCAGGCCTATGGCTCGAACTCGCCGCTCAACGCCGTCGCCGCGATCAGCGTGCCCGAGCCCCGGCTGATCTCGGTCAGCGTCTGGGACAAGTCGATGGTCGGACCGGTCGAGAAGGCCATCCGCGCCGCCGGCCTGGGCCTGAACCCCGTCGTGGACGGCCAGACCCTGCGCATTCCCGTGCCGCCCCTGACCGAAGAGCGCCGCAAGGACCTGGCCAAGCTGGCCGCCAAATACGCCGAGCAGCAGAAGATCGCCGTGCGCAACGTGCGCCGCGACGCCAACGACGACCTGAAGAAGGCCGAGAAGGCGGGCGACATCAGCCAGGACGACCAGAAGAAGTTGGAGACCGAGGTCCAGAAGGACACCGACGCCGCCATCAAACGCATCGACGAGACCTTGAAGACCAAGGAAGTTGAGATCATGCAGGTCTGA
- a CDS encoding EF-hand domain-containing protein: MFLIATIAIATCVPAGMTMPGTDIPVVRVTGAAILDGTSAADAEQRHRRFFSLMDRDKDDVISGEEVPVGTAGNGSDPFAPTRSSTSQWMNAVDQNKDNRVDWKEFSEHFLPLAAIGRCQRGITD, encoded by the coding sequence TTGTTCCTTATCGCCACTATCGCTATCGCAACCTGTGTTCCGGCAGGAATGACCATGCCGGGAACCGACATCCCGGTAGTGCGCGTCACAGGCGCCGCGATTCTGGATGGAACCAGCGCGGCTGACGCCGAGCAGCGCCATCGGCGCTTCTTCAGCTTGATGGATAGAGACAAGGATGACGTCATCTCAGGCGAAGAAGTGCCCGTCGGGACAGCCGGAAATGGTTCCGACCCCTTCGCGCCTACCCGCAGCAGCACAAGCCAGTGGATGAATGCGGTCGATCAGAACAAAGACAATCGCGTCGATTGGAAAGAGTTTAGCGAGCACTTCCTTCCTCTCGCCGCGATTGGCCGTTGTCAGAGAGGGATCACGGATTGA
- a CDS encoding DUF3224 domain-containing protein yields the protein MFGAVLAAVLMLASEAGAAASVTAVSGAAPLIATAPVTAVTGQPATTGASMTAAAETRHALGTFDVSITPVQRAPDAAPDAPGRMTLKKTFHGGLTGTGVGEMLATMAGGNSGAYVAMERVTGTLEGREGTFALVHRGLMDQGAQDLLITIVPGSGTDGLAGITGVFHLTIEGGEHRYDLEYSLPAN from the coding sequence ATGTTCGGGGCCGTCCTCGCCGCCGTGCTGATGCTGGCCTCGGAGGCGGGAGCCGCCGCGTCCGTGACCGCCGTGTCCGGGGCCGCGCCCCTCATCGCAACCGCGCCGGTGACGGCCGTGACCGGCCAACCCGCCACGACAGGAGCCTCCATGACCGCTGCAGCCGAGACCCGCCACGCGCTGGGGACCTTCGACGTCAGCATCACCCCGGTCCAGCGTGCGCCGGACGCCGCGCCGGACGCGCCGGGCCGGATGACGCTGAAGAAGACCTTTCACGGCGGCCTGACCGGGACGGGCGTGGGCGAGATGCTGGCGACCATGGCCGGCGGGAACTCCGGGGCCTATGTGGCCATGGAACGCGTGACCGGGACCCTGGAAGGGCGCGAGGGGACCTTTGCCCTGGTCCACCGGGGCCTGATGGACCAGGGCGCGCAGGACCTGCTGATCACCATCGTTCCGGGCTCGGGCACGGACGGACTGGCGGGGATCACGGGGGTCTTCCACCTGACCATCGAGGGCGGCGAGCATCGCTACGACCTCGAGTACAGCCTGCCGGCGAACTGA
- the uppS gene encoding polyprenyl diphosphate synthase, with amino-acid sequence MTAPTAGLPGAAEGPKHVALIMDGNGRWAQARGLPRAMGHREGVQALKRTVQAAPSFGVECLTVFGFSTENWRRPAEEVSDLMGLVRSYVASDLNRLAREGVRVRVLGRRTGLPADIAAIVDRAEAQTAHNSRFLLQVAFNYGGQADIVDAAQRHIDKILAGEATGPLDEAALSAGLSTAGGPPVDLIVRTSGEQRLSNFLLWEAAYAEMVFQNVLWPDYGAGPLGEAVEQYRNRDRRFGGLMPQPALATG; translated from the coding sequence ATGACGGCACCCACCGCCGGTCTGCCCGGAGCCGCTGAAGGCCCCAAGCATGTCGCGCTCATCATGGATGGTAACGGTCGCTGGGCGCAGGCCCGGGGCCTTCCCCGCGCCATGGGCCACCGCGAGGGGGTCCAGGCCCTGAAACGCACCGTCCAGGCCGCGCCGTCTTTCGGGGTGGAATGCCTGACCGTGTTCGGCTTCTCGACCGAGAACTGGCGCCGGCCGGCCGAGGAAGTGTCGGACCTGATGGGTCTGGTGCGGTCCTATGTGGCCAGCGACCTGAACCGTCTGGCGCGCGAAGGCGTGCGGGTGCGGGTTCTGGGCCGTCGGACGGGGCTGCCGGCCGACATCGCCGCCATCGTGGACCGGGCCGAGGCCCAGACGGCCCACAACAGCCGCTTCCTGCTGCAGGTCGCCTTCAACTACGGCGGTCAGGCCGACATCGTCGACGCCGCCCAGCGCCATATCGACAAGATCCTGGCCGGGGAGGCCACGGGGCCGCTGGACGAGGCGGCCCTGAGCGCCGGCCTTTCGACCGCGGGGGGACCGCCCGTCGATCTGATCGTGCGCACCTCGGGCGAGCAGCGGCTGTCGAACTTCCTGCTGTGGGAAGCCGCCTACGCGGAAATGGTGTTCCAGAACGTGCTCTGGCCCGACTACGGCGCCGGCCCGCTGGGCGAGGCAGTCGAGCAATACCGCAACCGGGATCGCCGTTTCGGCGGACTGATGCCGCAACCGGCGCTCGCGACGGGCTGA
- the rpsB gene encoding 30S ribosomal protein S2, with product MALPEFSMRTLLEAGAHFGHQTHRWNPKMDRYIFGARSNIHIIDLSQTMPLFHQALVAVRDVAAKGGRVLFVGTKRQASDPVAEAAKRCAQYYVNHRWLGGTLTNWRTVSGSIARLRELEGIMDRGGEGRVKKELVTLGREKDKLELSLGGIKDMGSIPDIMFVIDTNKEAIAILEARKLNIPVIAILDTNSDPDGITYPVPGNDDAARAIQTYCDLIADAVLDGLAAGASNSGVDLGASENPVEPMLAEASAPVAADAAPAGTEAVADELLVASGEAQDATSDANDAVETEQAAV from the coding sequence ATGGCTCTGCCTGAATTCTCCATGCGCACCCTGCTCGAAGCCGGCGCTCACTTCGGTCACCAGACGCACCGCTGGAACCCGAAGATGGATCGCTACATCTTCGGCGCGCGCTCGAACATCCACATCATCGACCTGTCGCAGACGATGCCCCTGTTCCACCAGGCTCTGGTGGCCGTGCGCGACGTCGCCGCGAAGGGCGGCCGCGTCCTGTTCGTCGGCACCAAGCGCCAGGCCTCGGACCCGGTGGCTGAAGCCGCCAAGCGCTGCGCCCAGTACTATGTGAATCACCGCTGGCTCGGCGGCACCCTGACCAACTGGCGCACCGTGTCGGGCTCGATCGCCCGCCTGCGCGAGCTGGAAGGCATCATGGACCGCGGCGGCGAAGGCCGGGTCAAGAAGGAACTGGTGACCCTGGGTCGCGAGAAGGACAAGCTGGAACTGTCCCTCGGCGGCATCAAGGACATGGGCTCCATCCCGGACATCATGTTCGTGATCGACACCAACAAGGAAGCGATCGCGATCCTGGAAGCCCGCAAGCTGAACATCCCGGTCATCGCCATCCTGGACACCAACTCGGATCCGGACGGCATCACCTATCCGGTGCCCGGCAACGACGACGCCGCCCGCGCCATCCAGACCTACTGCGACCTGATCGCCGACGCCGTCCTGGACGGCCTGGCCGCCGGCGCCTCGAACTCGGGCGTCGACCTGGGCGCTTCGGAAAACCCGGTCGAGCCGATGCTGGCCGAAGCCTCGGCTCCGGTCGCCGCTGACGCCGCCCCGGCCGGCACGGAAGCCGTCGCCGACGAACTGCTGGTCGCCTCGGGTGAAGCCCAGGACGCCACTTCGGACGCCAACGACGCCGTCGAAACCGAGCAAGCCGCGGTCTAA
- the pyrH gene encoding UMP kinase — MSDVDHAPKYKRVLLKVSGEVLMGDQPYGIDMKTVAEVARAVGSVASEGIEICLVIGGGNIFRGLSKAAGDMDRATADQMGMLATVMNALAMQAALEKIGVQTRVQSALTMPAVAEPYIRRRALRHLEKGRVVIFAAGVGAPFFTTDSGAALRAAEMGCDALLKGTSVDGVYTADPKKDPKATRYDTLTYQQVLAQDLRVMDASAVALMRDSGIPIVVFSIREEGAFHRVLRGEGAFTVISDNAPSA; from the coding sequence ATGTCCGACGTCGACCACGCCCCGAAATACAAACGGGTGCTGCTGAAGGTGTCGGGCGAGGTGCTGATGGGCGACCAGCCCTACGGCATCGACATGAAGACGGTCGCCGAGGTGGCCCGGGCCGTCGGCTCGGTCGCCAGCGAAGGCATCGAGATCTGCCTGGTGATCGGCGGCGGCAACATCTTCCGCGGTCTGTCCAAGGCGGCCGGAGACATGGACCGCGCCACCGCCGACCAGATGGGCATGCTGGCCACGGTCATGAACGCCCTGGCCATGCAGGCGGCGCTGGAGAAGATCGGCGTGCAGACCCGGGTGCAGAGCGCCCTGACCATGCCGGCCGTCGCCGAGCCCTACATCCGCCGCCGCGCCCTGCGTCATCTCGAAAAGGGCCGGGTGGTGATCTTCGCCGCCGGCGTCGGCGCGCCGTTCTTCACGACCGACTCGGGCGCCGCCCTGCGCGCAGCCGAAATGGGCTGCGACGCCCTGCTGAAGGGCACCAGCGTGGACGGGGTCTATACGGCCGATCCCAAGAAGGACCCGAAGGCCACCCGTTACGACACCCTGACCTATCAGCAGGTGCTGGCGCAGGACCTGCGTGTCATGGACGCCTCGGCCGTGGCCCTGATGCGCGACAGCGGCATTCCGATCGTCGTCTTCTCGATCCGCGAGGAGGGCGCGTTCCACCGCGTGCTGCGCGGCGAGGGCGCCTTTACGGTGATCAGCGACAACGCCCCGTCTGCCTGA
- a CDS encoding DUF4142 domain-containing protein, giving the protein MIRNFAKPVLAAAAVAALLAACSQQQTDKTADDAGAAVNAAQDATSTAVGQTSAATLGANTVGGFVNGLAVSDMYELEAAKIAYSKSDNADVKALAAMITTDHTASSAKLKALAPTAAPTVALPTALDERRQGLIDNLKAASAADFDKVFLTQQAAAHDEALTLLNGFADNTEAPALAALAKEIIPKVTMHRDRAKALLDAMH; this is encoded by the coding sequence ATGATCCGTAACTTCGCCAAACCCGTCCTCGCCGCCGCCGCCGTCGCCGCCCTTCTCGCGGCCTGCAGCCAGCAGCAGACGGACAAGACCGCCGATGACGCCGGCGCCGCCGTCAACGCGGCCCAGGACGCGACCTCGACCGCGGTCGGCCAGACCTCGGCGGCCACCCTGGGCGCCAACACCGTCGGCGGCTTCGTCAACGGCCTGGCCGTCTCCGATATGTACGAGCTGGAAGCGGCGAAGATCGCCTACTCCAAGTCCGACAACGCCGACGTCAAGGCGCTGGCGGCCATGATCACGACCGACCACACGGCGTCCTCGGCCAAGCTGAAGGCCCTGGCCCCGACGGCGGCGCCGACCGTGGCCCTGCCGACGGCGCTGGACGAGCGTCGTCAGGGGCTGATCGACAACCTCAAGGCGGCTTCGGCGGCCGACTTCGACAAGGTCTTCCTGACCCAGCAGGCGGCGGCCCATGACGAGGCCCTGACCCTGCTGAACGGCTTCGCCGACAACACCGAGGCCCCGGCCCTGGCGGCGCTGGCCAAGGAGATCATCCCCAAGGTCACCATGCACCGTGACCGGGCGAAGGCCCTCCTGGACGCGATGCACTGA